From the Musa acuminata AAA Group cultivar baxijiao chromosome BXJ3-7, Cavendish_Baxijiao_AAA, whole genome shotgun sequence genome, one window contains:
- the LOC135583097 gene encoding sirohydrochlorin ferrochelatase, chloroplastic-like isoform X2, which translates to MGFSYRLVLIATPSPPPRFAFDSSSFSGEAIWRRMMHSATTPSRAPIIRNEATGRVEHTVGDNDAVIIVDHGSRRQESNLMLNEFVAMFKARTGYHIVEPAHMELAEPSIRDAFKLCVQEGAKRVIVSPFFLFPGRHWQQDIPSLVADASKEHSGISYVITAPLGLHGLLVDVVNDRINHCLSHVAGDADECTACAGTGKCRLYQP; encoded by the exons ATGGGGTTTTCTTATCGCCTTGTGCTCATCGCGacgccatctcctcctcctcgtttCGCCTTCGATAGCTCATCCTTTAGTGGGGAAGCAATTTGGCGACGGATGATGCATTCTGCCACAACCCCCTCGCGAGCTCCGATCATAAG AAACGAAGCGACGGGAAGAGTGGAACACACGGTGGGTGACAATGATGCTGTGATCATTGTGGACCATGGATCTCGACGGCAAGAATCTAATCTCATGCTAA ATGAGTTCGTTGCAATGTTCAAAGCTAGAACTGGTTATCACATAGTGGAGCCTGCTCATATG GAATTGGCTGAACCATCAATCAGGGATGCATTTAAGTTATGTGTGCAAGAAGGAGCAAAGCGTGTTATTGTCAGTCCATTTTTTCTTTTCCCAGGACGACATTGGCAGCAG GACATCCCTTCTTTAGTAGCTGACGCATCCAAAGAACACTCAGGCATATCCTATGTCATAACAGCACCTCTTGGGCTACATGGACTTTTGGTG GATGTGGTGAACGATCGAATAAATCACTGTTTGAGCCACGTAGCTGGCGATGCAGATGAGTGTACTGCATGTGCTGGAACAGGAAAATGTCGTCTATACCAACCATGA
- the LOC135583097 gene encoding sirohydrochlorin ferrochelatase, chloroplastic-like isoform X4, whose protein sequence is MDSRNEATGRVEHTVGDNDAVIIVDHGSRRQESNLMLNEFVAMFKARTGYHIVEPAHMELAEPSIRDAFKLCVQEGAKRVIVSPFFLFPGRHWQQDIPSLVADASKEHSGISYVITAPLGLHGLLVDVVNDRINHCLSHVAGDADECTACAGTGKCRLYQP, encoded by the exons ATGGATTCCCG AAACGAAGCGACGGGAAGAGTGGAACACACGGTGGGTGACAATGATGCTGTGATCATTGTGGACCATGGATCTCGACGGCAAGAATCTAATCTCATGCTAA ATGAGTTCGTTGCAATGTTCAAAGCTAGAACTGGTTATCACATAGTGGAGCCTGCTCATATG GAATTGGCTGAACCATCAATCAGGGATGCATTTAAGTTATGTGTGCAAGAAGGAGCAAAGCGTGTTATTGTCAGTCCATTTTTTCTTTTCCCAGGACGACATTGGCAGCAG GACATCCCTTCTTTAGTAGCTGACGCATCCAAAGAACACTCAGGCATATCCTATGTCATAACAGCACCTCTTGGGCTACATGGACTTTTGGTG GATGTGGTGAACGATCGAATAAATCACTGTTTGAGCCACGTAGCTGGCGATGCAGATGAGTGTACTGCATGTGCTGGAACAGGAAAATGTCGTCTATACCAACCATGA
- the LOC135583097 gene encoding sirohydrochlorin ferrochelatase, chloroplastic-like isoform X1, giving the protein MGFSYRLVLIATPSPPPRFAFDSSSFSGEAIWRRMMHSATTPSRAPIIRTRASREYAWIPGKLPFPNFVKLRRIMTKSSPLSAKFGLSLRNEATGRVEHTVGDNDAVIIVDHGSRRQESNLMLNEFVAMFKARTGYHIVEPAHMELAEPSIRDAFKLCVQEGAKRVIVSPFFLFPGRHWQQDIPSLVADASKEHSGISYVITAPLGLHGLLVDVVNDRINHCLSHVAGDADECTACAGTGKCRLYQP; this is encoded by the exons ATGGGGTTTTCTTATCGCCTTGTGCTCATCGCGacgccatctcctcctcctcgtttCGCCTTCGATAGCTCATCCTTTAGTGGGGAAGCAATTTGGCGACGGATGATGCATTCTGCCACAACCCCCTCGCGAGCTCCGATCATAAG AACACGTGCCAGTAGGGAGTATGCATGGATTCCCGGTAAACTGCCTTTTCCCAATTTTGTGAAGTTGCGAAGAATTATGACGAAAAGTAGTCCCCTTTCTGCAAAGTTTGGTTTGAGTCTCAGAAACGAAGCGACGGGAAGAGTGGAACACACGGTGGGTGACAATGATGCTGTGATCATTGTGGACCATGGATCTCGACGGCAAGAATCTAATCTCATGCTAA ATGAGTTCGTTGCAATGTTCAAAGCTAGAACTGGTTATCACATAGTGGAGCCTGCTCATATG GAATTGGCTGAACCATCAATCAGGGATGCATTTAAGTTATGTGTGCAAGAAGGAGCAAAGCGTGTTATTGTCAGTCCATTTTTTCTTTTCCCAGGACGACATTGGCAGCAG GACATCCCTTCTTTAGTAGCTGACGCATCCAAAGAACACTCAGGCATATCCTATGTCATAACAGCACCTCTTGGGCTACATGGACTTTTGGTG GATGTGGTGAACGATCGAATAAATCACTGTTTGAGCCACGTAGCTGGCGATGCAGATGAGTGTACTGCATGTGCTGGAACAGGAAAATGTCGTCTATACCAACCATGA
- the LOC135643596 gene encoding uncharacterized protein LOC135643596 has translation MATILPLAPSQFLLFPRRSSLRPPHPSLAKPPHESTLRCFSSSSSFTQAAFPIVTEDEASKEEESSAAAVPPPEEGIRPPDGESLVAGTEDPQFRGCKTCGREEVEKGCNGEGRIQGGIATVPGFGWWPIKAFRPCPGFVATGGRYRRQGQSMDEVAFGRGSREVPTKSMNKPSSSQKGKAAKSLKG, from the exons ATGGCTACAATTCTCCCCCTCGCGCCTTCCCAGTTCCTCCTCTTCCCACGCCGTTCCTCTCTTCGTCCTCCTCATCCTTCGCTCGCGAAGCCACCCCACGAATCTACTCTTCgctgcttctcctcttcttcttccttcacgCAAGCTGCGTTTCCTATCGTAACCGAGGACGAAGCATCAAAGGAAGAAGAAAGCTCCGCCGCTGCTGTTCCTCCTCCTGAAGAAGGAATCCGCCCTCCTGATGGCGAATCACTGGTTGCAGGCACAGAAGACCCCCAGTTCAG GGGCTGCAAGACCTGCGGAAGGGAGGAAGTCGAGAAGGGCTGCAATGGCGAGGGGCGAATCCAGGGCGGGATAGCAACGGTGCCCGGCTTCGGCTGGTGGCCGATAAAAGCCTTCAGGCCTTGCCCGGGGTTCGTGGCGACCGGTGGAAGGTACAGGAGGCAAGGGCAGAGCATGGATGAGGTTGCATTTGGCAGAGGAAGCAGAGAAGTGCCCACCAAGAGCATGAATAAGCCCAGCTCAAG CCAAAAAGGGAAAGCAGCAAAGAGCCTGAAGGGATGA
- the LOC135583097 gene encoding sirohydrochlorin ferrochelatase, chloroplastic-like isoform X3 gives MTKSSPLSAKFGLSLRNEATGRVEHTVGDNDAVIIVDHGSRRQESNLMLNEFVAMFKARTGYHIVEPAHMELAEPSIRDAFKLCVQEGAKRVIVSPFFLFPGRHWQQDIPSLVADASKEHSGISYVITAPLGLHGLLVDVVNDRINHCLSHVAGDADECTACAGTGKCRLYQP, from the exons ATGACGAAAAGTAGTCCCCTTTCTGCAAAGTTTGGTTTGAGTCTCAGAAACGAAGCGACGGGAAGAGTGGAACACACGGTGGGTGACAATGATGCTGTGATCATTGTGGACCATGGATCTCGACGGCAAGAATCTAATCTCATGCTAA ATGAGTTCGTTGCAATGTTCAAAGCTAGAACTGGTTATCACATAGTGGAGCCTGCTCATATG GAATTGGCTGAACCATCAATCAGGGATGCATTTAAGTTATGTGTGCAAGAAGGAGCAAAGCGTGTTATTGTCAGTCCATTTTTTCTTTTCCCAGGACGACATTGGCAGCAG GACATCCCTTCTTTAGTAGCTGACGCATCCAAAGAACACTCAGGCATATCCTATGTCATAACAGCACCTCTTGGGCTACATGGACTTTTGGTG GATGTGGTGAACGATCGAATAAATCACTGTTTGAGCCACGTAGCTGGCGATGCAGATGAGTGTACTGCATGTGCTGGAACAGGAAAATGTCGTCTATACCAACCATGA
- the LOC135583097 gene encoding sirohydrochlorin ferrochelatase, chloroplastic-like isoform X5, giving the protein MDLDDEFVAMFKARTGYHIVEPAHMELAEPSIRDAFKLCVQEGAKRVIVSPFFLFPGRHWQQDIPSLVADASKEHSGISYVITAPLGLHGLLVDVVNDRINHCLSHVAGDADECTACAGTGKCRLYQP; this is encoded by the exons ATGGATCTCGACG ATGAGTTCGTTGCAATGTTCAAAGCTAGAACTGGTTATCACATAGTGGAGCCTGCTCATATG GAATTGGCTGAACCATCAATCAGGGATGCATTTAAGTTATGTGTGCAAGAAGGAGCAAAGCGTGTTATTGTCAGTCCATTTTTTCTTTTCCCAGGACGACATTGGCAGCAG GACATCCCTTCTTTAGTAGCTGACGCATCCAAAGAACACTCAGGCATATCCTATGTCATAACAGCACCTCTTGGGCTACATGGACTTTTGGTG GATGTGGTGAACGATCGAATAAATCACTGTTTGAGCCACGTAGCTGGCGATGCAGATGAGTGTACTGCATGTGCTGGAACAGGAAAATGTCGTCTATACCAACCATGA